Proteins from a genomic interval of Anolis sagrei isolate rAnoSag1 chromosome 1, rAnoSag1.mat, whole genome shotgun sequence:
- the COMMD9 gene encoding COMM domain-containing protein 9: MAAMEPEMFAALQILLKAPSKDVVRQLCQECFSHSASGSDKLVESVCSNLSVVPNEANQLIHSLHNLTRYTVYHGLMSPEEILSLFPEGFHQNLKNLLTKIILENISAWRNEAQSSQISLPRLVDMDWRVDIKTSSDSISRMAVPTCLLQLKIKEDAALCGNDFSASTLTVELNKQTLDTMLDGLGRIRDQLSTIANK; this comes from the exons ATGGCTGCCATGGAGCCAGAGATGTTTGCAGCGCTTCAGATCTTGCTAAAA GCTCCTTCAAAGGATGTTGTTCGGCAGTTGTGCCAAGAATGTTTTTCTCATTCAGCCAGTGGCTCAGACAAACTGGTTGAGAGTGTCTGCTCCAACCTCTCCGTTGTACCAAATGAAGCAAACCAG TTAATTCATTCCTTGCACAACCTTACAAGATACACAGTGTACCATGGTCTGATGTCTCCTGAAgaaattctttctctttttcctgaaGGATTTCACCAGAACCTTAAAAACCTCTTGACCAAGATAATCCTGGAAAATAT CTCTGCCTGGAGAAACGAAGCCCAAAGTAGTCAAA TTTCTTTGCCCCGCCTTGTGGATATGGATTGGAGAGTTGACATCAAGACCTCCTCAGACAGTATCAGCAGAATGGCTGTCCCTACCTGCCTGCTACAGCTGAAG atTAAGGAAGATGCTGCCCTGTGTGGGAATGACTTCTCGGCTTCTACTTTAACAGTAGAGTTGAACAAACAAACATTGGATACTATGCTAGATGGCCTGGGAAGGATTCGGGACCAGCTTTCTACAATAGCAAATAAATAA